DNA sequence from the Butyricimonas faecalis genome:
CAATATTATCAGGGTCAAATTTCATGGGAACATACGCCGGATAATAATTCGATGGAGCCGGAATAAACCAATAAGCGACACGTTTATCTTCTTCTAACGTTCCCTCTGAACTTCCCTCTTGATGTTTATAGGCAGACATGATAGAATTAGAAGCAACAGAAGAAATACTTATCGTATTTGCACTCAAGATTATGTTTACATTAAACAATTCATAAAACGATACAGCCCCTCCATTATCATACAACCAAATAATTTCAGGATTATTGGCCGGATAAATAAATTTATCAATAAAAGGAGAAGCCGATGGTGCAGACGGTCCATTAATCTGAGGTTTACCGGTAAGATTATAAAGCGCATCATTAAGTGCTAAAACTTTTTCACCACAATCGATCACTTTATCAAAATCTTCCATGAATAACCCGATTCTCATTCCCAAAATTAACGCGGCCCCATAATTAATCTCATAAATACTCGTAATATCTTTCCCTTTCAAACATTCAATTGCTTGATCACAATCCATCACGATACGATTCCAAACCTCTTCTATTGTATTTCGTTGGAATTTATTCGCCGTCGGGGTCGGTTCTAAAACCAACGGGACACATAGATCTGATGCCGTGGCTTCATTATAGGCTTGAGCATAAAAATTGGCCAATAAGAAATAGGCAAAAGCCCGAGTAAAATAAGCTTGACCTGCTAAAATTTCCCTCTCCTCCGAACTCCCTTCCATTTTATTCAACGCGCTAATGCAAGTGTTTGCCACCAATACCTGCTTATAAAGGTATTTATAGCATTCATCTGTCATATGATCATTTTCAACCTCTTCCTGCCAACAATAAGCATCTCCATAAGATGAAAAATTAGCATTTGTTATCATGTCAACACCATCTCTTCCAAAAAACTCCACATCATCTGTCATGTACAGCACGAATGCACTTTTAGAAAGTAATGACTTAAAATATCCTTCGCCTTGTAAAAGTTCTTTATAATGCTCGACCGTTACAGGAACTATCAAATCTTGAGACGTCGTTTCTAAAAAACCTTCACAACCGGTCAACAGCATGATTCCAACGACACTCTCAACTATATATTTCACGATTTTTTTCATTATATATCATTTTAAAATGTCACATTTACTCCCACAGAATAAGTTCTTGGCATTGGAATATTAGAATCTCCTGATTCCGGATCCCGCCCTCGCCACTCTTTTGCTTTTATTACAAACAGGTTTGTTACTTGAAAATTCACGGAAAATTCTTGTAACCATAATTTACTTGTAATTTCACCCGGTAGTCTATAATTCAACCCAATACTTCTCAAACGCAAATTATCCGTTTTGGCAACACGCGCATCCGTGTAATCGTACAATTGAGTTGCATAATATACTTTTCCATTCAACACGCTTCTTTTTCTAATTTCTTTGTAAACACGGGAATCATACAACGTTGGAAATATCGTCTTTTTTTCATCTCCCGGTTTTTGCCAGCGATCCTTTAAATCTTTAGGCAAGTTCGTTATTGGATCAAAAACGGAATAATACTCATTCCTATAAATGTTAGGCAATCGATCAACTCCACCCAAAGAATAACTCATATTAACACTTAAACGGAAATTCTTGTATCTAAAATTCAATCCTATACTACCACTTGAAGTCGGATCTTTTGTCCCTGATTCGACCAATGCCAACTCCTCCTCGTACAAAGCATAATTGGGGTAACGAACGCCATCCACTTCCATATAATCCTTACCATCCTTATCATAAAATACCGGATATCCTGTTTCCCCATTTATACCTGCAAAACGATAAGAATAGAACACGCCAAAAGGTTTTCCCTCTATCAACGCCGTACCTGCCAATTTTTCCGCATTCGTAACATCAATTCCGCCATTCGCCTTTACCACTTTATTCTTATTATAAGAATAAATAAAATTAACATTAAATGAATAATTTGTATTCCGAATAGGATAAAATCTTAAATCCAATTCGTAACCGGTATTATTCAACTTTCCTGCATTGATTTTCACATAATCAAGTCCCATAGATTGAGAAACTTGCTTTGGCATAATCATATCAACTCCCACTTTATGATAAAAATCAAATGTCCCTGCAATCAAATCATTAAAAAATGAAAAATCTGCACCCAAATTATAGGAGGTCGTCTTCTCCCAACGCAAATCAGGATTCGGTAAATATTCAAAATAGGATTCGTTCATTCGCGTTGAAGTATTCAACGCACCGACCTGAATCACTAATTCCGGTGAAGTGCTTTTATCTACATTTCCTTGTATCCCGTAAGATGCACGAATAGCAAACAACGACAACACTTTACTCTTCTTTAGAAAAGCTTCTTCCGTCAACGCATAGCGTCCCGCAATGGACCATATCGGTAAAAAACGATATTTGGGATTCTCACCAAATTTATTGGAACCATCCATTCGAATATTTCCATTCAACGTAAATTTATTCCTCCATGTATAAGCAAGCACTCCAGCCCAAGAGA
Encoded proteins:
- a CDS encoding RagB/SusD family nutrient uptake outer membrane protein, which codes for MKKIVKYIVESVVGIMLLTGCEGFLETTSQDLIVPVTVEHYKELLQGEGYFKSLLSKSAFVLYMTDDVEFFGRDGVDMITNANFSSYGDAYCWQEEVENDHMTDECYKYLYKQVLVANTCISALNKMEGSSEEREILAGQAYFTRAFAYFLLANFYAQAYNEATASDLCVPLVLEPTPTANKFQRNTIEEVWNRIVMDCDQAIECLKGKDITSIYEINYGAALILGMRIGLFMEDFDKVIDCGEKVLALNDALYNLTGKPQINGPSAPSASPFIDKFIYPANNPEIIWLYDNGGAVSFYELFNVNIILSANTISISSVASNSIMSAYKHQEGSSEGTLEEDKRVAYWFIPAPSNYYPAYVPMKFDPDNIAGDDYQSAFRTGEVYISLAEAYVRKENPNKDRALYYLNKLRENRITHYTNLETADFLSDDALLHFVWEERRRELCFEEHHRWWDLRRTGQPELTHVWQGGEVYQLTEKDMAYIINFPKSEREYNPDLNNPRPKRNGIN